The DNA region CGCTGGAGATGTGGCTCGCCATCTACGGCGAGGCCAAGCAGGAATGGCTGAAACGCGCCATGGAGTTGGCGCTGCTCTCTGGCCAGCGGAGGGAGGATGTTGCAGGGATGATGTTCAAGAAGGTGGAGGAGGATTTCCTCCATGTGGTCCAGCTCAAGACAGGCGCCAGGATCAGGCTCAGCACATCGATACGGCTGGACTGCATAGGCCTGGACCTGGCAGGCGTGATCAAGCGTTGCCGCGATGGGGTTGTGTCGCCCTACCTGGTGCACCACAGCCGCACCATCAGCCGCGCCAAGGCGGGACAGCCTGTGATGCTCGACACCCTGTCATCTGCCTTCGCGGCGGCCAGAGACTCAGCGGCGTCGAAGGGCCTGATCCAGATCGGCGACCACCCGCCGACCTTCCACGAGCAGCGCTCGCTGGCGGCACGTCTTCACAAGGAACAAGGCCGCGATCCGCAACGACTTCTCGGGCATCGCTCGGAGAAGATGACCGGCATCTACCTGGACAGCCGCGGCGCCGAATGGGTGGATGTCGTGGCATAATCCCCGACCATCATTTTGGCGGAGTTTTGGGGAGGATTTGGAGAGCCCCAAGACCAGTAGGTAAATCAATGACTTACACCCTCTACGGCATCAAGGCCTGCGACACCATGAAGAAAGCCCGTACCTGGCTCGACGAGCAGGGCGTGAGCTACGACTTCCACGATTACAAGACCGCCGCCATCGACCGCGCCAATCTGCAGAAATGGTGTGCCGAACACGGTTGGGAAACCGTCCTCAACCGTGCCGGCACCACCTTCCGCAAGCTCGATGACGCGCAGAAGGCCGATCTCGACCAGGACAAGGCCATCGAACTGATGCTCGCCCAGCCGTCGATGATCAAGCGCCCGGTGCTCGACCTGGGCAACCGCACCCTGGTCGGCTTCAAGCCCGATCTCTACGCCGCCGCGTTCAATTGAGCGACCCCGGACGCGGCACAGCCCGGCAAGCCATCGACCGGACCGCCTGATCCAACCTATTCAGCAAGAGGAATTCCCATGTCCACCCAACTCTTCAGCGTCGCTTTCGGCGTCGGCACCCAGAACCGCCAGGGCAACTGGCTGGAAGTCTTCTACGCCCAGCCCCTGCTCAAGCCCACCGCGCAACTGGTCGAGGCCATCACCCCGATCCTCGGCTACAGCGCCGGCAACCAGGCCATCGCGTTCACCAATACCCAGGCCGCCGACCTGGCCACCGCCCTGAAGGAAATCGACCCGGCCCAGTCCGCTCTGCTGACCCGCCTGGCCGAGAGCCAGAAGCCGCTGGTCGCCACCCTGCTGGCCGAAGACGCCGCCCTGACCTCCACCCCCGAGGCCTACCTCAAGCTGCACCTGCTGTCCCACCGCCTGGCCAGGCCCCACGGCCTGAACCTGACCGGCATCTTCCCGCTGCTGCCCAACGTCGCCTGGACCAGCCACGGCGCCGTCGACCTCGCCGAGCTGGCCGAGCGCCAGCTGGAAGCGCGCCTGAAGGGCGAGCTGCTGGAAGTCTTCTCCGTGGACAAGTTCCCCAAGATGACCGACTACGTGGTCCCCGCCGGCGTGCGCATCGCCGACAGCGCCCGCGTGCGCCTGGGCGCCTATGTGGGTGAAGGCACCACCGTGATGCACGAGGGCTTCATCAACTTCAACGCCGGCACCGAAGGCCCGGGCATGATCGAAGGCCGCGTCTCCGCAGGCGTCTTCGTCGGCAAGGGTTCGGACTTGGGCGGCGGCTGCTCCACCATGGGCACCCTGTCCGGTGGCGGCAACATCGTCATCGCCGTGGGCGAAGGCTGCCTGATCGGCGCCAACGCCGGCATCGGCATCCCGCTGGGCGACCGCAACATCGTCGAGGCCGGCCTGTACATCACCGCCGGCACCAAGGTCGCCCTGCTGGACGACCAGAACGCCCTGGTGAAAGTGGTCAAGGCCCGCGACCTGGCCGGCCAGCCCGACCTGCTGTTCCGCCGCAACTCGCAGAACGGCGCCGTCGAGTGCAAGACCAACAAGACCGCCATCGAGCTGAACGAAGCGCTGCACGCGCATAACTGACAGGAGCAGCGCCAAGCTGCAAGCCGCAAGCGGTGCCCCCTTGCGGTTCCGCTTGCAGCTTGAAGCTTGTGGCTTATGGCTCTTACCTCTCCCTGGCGCTCCGACTTCCCCGCCCTCTCGGCCCTCGACGCCGAGGGGCAGACCTACCTCGACAGCGCCGCCACCTCGCAGAAGCCCCAGGTCGTGCTCGACGCACTGCTCGGCTACTACGCCAGCGGGGCGGCCAACGTGCACCGCGCCCAGCACCTGCCGGGCGAGCGCGCCACGCGGGCCTTCGAAGGCAGCCGTACGCGCGTCGCCCACTGGCTGAACGCCGCCCATCCGGCGCAGATCGTCTTCACCCGGGGCGCGACCGAGGCGTTCAACCTGCTGGCCTATGGGCTGGAGCGGCAGTTCGCACCTGGCGAGCGCATCGTCATCAGCGCCCTGGAACACCACGCCAACCTGCTGCCCTGGCAGCAACTGGCGCGCCGCCGCCAACTCGAGCTGGTGGTGCTGCCCCTGGATGCACGCGGTGACATCGACCTCGACCAGGCACGCCGGTTGATCGACTCGCGCACCCGCCTGCTGGCCGTCAGCCAGCTGTCCAACGTGCTCGGCCGCTGGCAGCCCCTCGGCGAGCTGCTGGCCATGGCCCGCCAGCAAGGCGCGCTGACCGTGGTGGATGGCGCACAGGGCGTGGTCCATGGCCGCCACGACGTGCAGGCCCTGGGCTGCGACTTCTATGTGTTCTCCGGTCACAAGCTCTACGGGCCGGAAGGCGTCGGCGTGCTCTACGGCAGGGCGGACGCCCTCGCCCGCCTCGATCACTGGCAGTTCGGCGGCGAGATGGTCCATCGCGCCGATTACCACGACGCCGACTTCCATGGCGCCCCGCTCGGCTTCGAGGCCGGCACCCCGGCCATCGCCCCGGTGATCGGGCTCGGCGCCGCGCTCGACTACCTCGGCAGCCTCGACGCCGCCGCCGTCACCGCCCACGAGACCGTGCTCCACGCCAAGCTCATGGCCGGCCTCGCCGCCCGCGACGGCGTGCGCCTGGTGGGCGATCCCCAGGTGGCGCTCGCCTGCTTCGGCGTCGATGGCGTGCACAACGCCGACCTCGGCCACCTGCTCACCGAACAGGGCATCGCCGTGCGCGCCGGTCATCACTGCGCCATGCCGCTCTACAAGGGGCTCGGCCTCGGCGGGGCGATCCGCGTATCGCTCGGCCTCTACAACGACAGCGCCGACCTGGAGCGCCTCTTCGTTGCCCTCGACAAGGCCCTGGAGCTGCTGCGATGAGCCTGCCACCCGCAGCCACCGAAGCCCTCGCCGCCTTCACCGACGCCGGCAGCTGGGAACAGCGCGCCCGCCTGCTGATGCAGTGGGGCGAACGCCTGGAGCCCCTGAGCGACGCCGAGCGCAGCGAAGCCAACCGCGTGCACGGTTGCGAGAGCCAGGTCTGGCTGGTGGAGGAGATAAAGGAAGGGCGCCGCCACTTCCGCGCCGCCAGCGATGCGCGACTGATCCGCGGCCTGTTGGCCGTGCTGCTGGTGCGCGTCCAGGGCCTGCCGGCGGAAGAGCTGGCCACCCTCGACCTTGCCGACTGGTTCACCCAGCTCGGCCTCGCCCGCCAGCTCTCACCCTCCCGCAGCAACGGCCTCAAGGCCGTGCTCGAACGGATGCGCAAGACCGCGCCTCAATGAATCCGCTCGCGCCCGCAGGAGCGAGCTCTGCTCGCGAAGCCTTTGGCCCGGTTGCCCGGGCTCACCCCACCATCGAAGCCGCCGGCAACCCCGTTGGTGGATGGAAGAGCGCCATCCACCCTAAGCAGCGACGGCCCTCCGCGTGGGAGCGAATTCATTCGCGATGAAAGCCCCCGGTGCAACTGTGCTAGCCCGCAGCCCGCTCCGACGGCCGCCGCGCACCGGCCACCAGCTTGTCCACCGTCTTCGCCGCAGCGGCCATGCCGAAGCTGGCGGTGACCATCATCACCGCGCCGAAGCCACCGGCGCAGTCCAGCTTCACACCCTCGCCGACGAAGCTCTTCTGCTGGCACACCGAGCCATCGGGCTTGGGGTAGCGCAGCTGTTCGGTGGAGAACACGCAGGGCACGCTGTAGGTGCGCCCCGGCGTGCGGGAGAAGTTGTAGTCACGGCGCAGCATGGAGCGCACCTTGGCCGCCAGCGGATCGTTGAAGGTCTTGTTCAGGTCGGTGACCTGGATCTGCGTCGGGTCCACCTGGCCTCCGGCGCCGCCGGTGGTGACGATCTGGATCTTGCGCCGCTTGCACCAGGCGATCAGCGCCGCCTTGGCCGCCACGCTGTCGATGCAGTCGATCACCGCATCCAGCTCCGGGGTGATGTACTCGGCCATGGTCTCGCGGGTGACGAAGTCCGCCACCGCGTGCACCACGCAGGCCGGGTTGATGGCGCGGATGCGCTCGGCCATCACCTCCACCTTGGCCCGCCCCACGGCGCCCTCGATGGCATGCACCTGGCGGTTGGTGTTGGTGATGCAGACATCGTCCAGGTCGAACAGCGAGATCTCGCCCACGCCGGACCGCGCCAGCGCCTCGGCCGCCCAGGAGCCGACACCGCCGATGCCGACCACCGCCACGTGCGCCGCCTGCAGGCGCGCCGCGCCCTCCAGCCCATAGAGGCGGGCGATGCCACCGAAACGTTCGTCTGTACTCATGCCTAGCTCCCAACTCGCCAGCCACCTGGCCGGGCGCGCATTATAGGAAGCGTCGACCGCCATCCCAAGCCCGACGCCGCTGAATGGCGGGCCATAGATCGCCCCGCCGCCCTCCAGCGCTATAGTCGGCCGATAACAAAAAAGGGAGCCCAGCATGCGCAACTTCAGCTTCTACAACCCCACCCGCATCCACTTCGGCGAAGGCCAGATCGACAAGCTGGCCCGGGAGATCCCCGCCGGCAGCCGGGTGCTGGTCACCCACGGCGGCGGCAGCATCTTCCAGAACGGCGTCTGGCAGCAGGTGGAGCAGGCCCTGGCCGGCTACACCCTCACCCGCTTCGCCGGCATAGAGGCCAACCCGCAGTTCGACACCCTGGTGAAGGCCGTGGAGCTGGGCCGTCGCGAAGGCTGCGACTTCATCCTGGCCGTCGGCGGCGGCTCGGTGATCGACGGCAGCAAGTTCATCGCCGCCGCGCTGTGCCACGCAGGCGACCCGCTCGACCTGCTCACCGGCACCCGGGCCAAGGCGGCCCTGCCCCTGGGCTGCGTGCTGACCCTCGCCGCCACGGGTTCGGAGAGCAACCCCCACGGCGTGGTCACCCATGTGGCGCGCCAGGAGAAGCTGCCCTTCTCCAGCCCGCTGCTGTACCCGCGCTTCGCCATCCTCGACCCGCGCACCACCTTCAGCCTGCCGGCCCGGCAGATCGGCAACGGCGTGGTCGACGCCTTCGTCCACACCCTGGAGCAGTACCTCACCTACCCCGCCGACGCGCCCCTGCAGGACCGCCAGGCCGAAGGCCTGCTCATCACCCTGATAGAGGAAGGCCCCAAGGCCCTGGCCAACCCCGAGGACTACGCCGTGCGCGCCAACCTCATGTGGTGCGCCACCCAGGCCCTGAACGGCCTGCTCGGCTGTGGCGTCCCCCAGGACTGGGCGACCCACATGATCGGCCACGAACTCACCGCCCTCTATCACCTGGACCACGCTCAGACCCTGGCCGTGGTGCTGCCGGCCATGCTGGCGGAACGGCGCGAGCCCAAGCGCGCCAAGCTGATCCAGTACGCCGAGCGCGTCTGGGGCATCGAGGGCGACGAGGAGGCGAAGATCGACGGCGCCATCGCCGCCACCCGCGACTTCTTCCAGGCCCTGGGCGTGCCCACCCGCCTCGCCGACCACGGGCTGGACGCCGAGGCCATCCCCCAGGTGCTGGCGCAGCTGGAGCGTCATGGCATGACCGCCCTCAGCGAACGCCGCGACCTCGACCTGGACGCCAGCGAGCGCATCCTGCTGCGTGCGCTGTAGTCCGCGTCGTATCGGGCCCGACACGAAGCCCCCGGCGGGCCCGGCAAATCCCCGCGAACTTCTCCGCACCCCCAGGGACAAAGCCTGTGTGCAATGGCCGGCGGGCACGGCTATCGTTCGTACACAATCTATACAGTCGCCGGACGCCGGAGTAGCATGCGCGCCGACCAGCGCTCGCTGGCGCTATCTCCCCGTTCCACGCTTCGGAACCTGAAATCCCTATGCCATCGCGTAAATTTGGACTCAACCTGGTGGTCTTCGTGGCGGTCGCCGCGTTGTTCACCGGAATCTGGGCGCTCTACAACCGTCCCGTTAGCGCTCCGGACTGGCCGGAGCAGATCTCCGGCTACTCCTACTCGCCGTTCCGCGTGGACCAGAACCCGCAGCAGAACCGCTACCCCACCGACGAGCAGATCCGTGAAGACCTGGAACTGCTGAGCAAGCAGACCGACAACATCCGCACCTACTCGGTGGACGGCACCCTGGCCGACATCCCGCGCATCGCCGAGGAGTTCGGCCTGCGCGTGACCCTCGGCATCTGGATCAGCCCGGACGAGGCGCGCAACGAGCGCGAGATCACCAAGGCCATCGAGATCGCCAACACCTCGCGCAGCGTCGTCCGCGTGGTGGTGGGCAACGAAGCGCTGTTCCGCCGCGAGATCAGCCGCAAGGACCTTTCCGTCTACCTCGACCGCGTGCGCGCCGCGGTGAAGGTGCCGGTGACCACCTCCGAGCAGTGGCACATCTGGCTGAAGTACCCGGAGCTGGCCAACCACGTCGACCTGATCGCCTCCCACGTCCTGCCCTACTGGGAATTCATCCCCATGGAGGACTCCACCCAATTCGTGCTCGACCGCGCCAAGGACCTGAAGAAGGCCTTCCCGAAGAAGCCGCTGCTGCTGTCCGAAGTGGGCTGGCCGAGCAACGGCCGCATGCGCGGCGGTGCCGATGCCTCCCAGGCCGACCAGGCCATCTACCTGCGCACCCTGGTCAACGCCCTCAATGCCCAGGGCTACAACTACTTCGTGATCGAAGCCTTCGACCAGCCGTGGAAGGCCAGTGACGAAGGCTCGGTGGGCGCCTACTGGGGTGTCTGGAACCTCGAGCGCCAGCCCAAGTTCAACTTCGAAGGCCCGGTGATCGCCATCCCGCAATGGCGCATGCTGGCCGTCGCCTCGGTGGTCATGGCCCTGCTGGCCCTGGCCCTGATGCTCATCGACGGCAGCGCCCTGCGCCAGCGCGGCCGCACCTTCCTCACCTTCGTCGCCTTCGCCGGCGGCTCGGTGCTGGTGTGGATCGCCTACGACTACAGCCAGCAGTACAGCACCTGGTTCAGCCTCACGGTCGGGGTGCTCCTGGGCATCGGTGCCCTGGGCGTGTTCATCGTGCTGCTGACCGAGGCCCACGAACTGGCGGAGGCGGTCTGGGTGCGCTCGCGCCGCCGGCCGTTCCTGCCGGTGATCGGCGACTCGGCCTACCGGCCCAAGGTGTCGATCCACGTGCCCTGCTACAACGAGCCGCCGGAGATGGTCAAACAGACCCTCGACGCCCTCGCCGCACTCGACTATCCGGACTACGAAGTCCTGATCATCGACAACAACACCAAGGACCCGGCGGTCTGGGAGCCGGTGCAGGCCTACTGCGAACAGCTCGGCCCGCGCTTCCGCTTCTTCCACGTGGCCCCGCTCGCCGGCTTCAAGGGCGGCGCGCTGAACTACATCCTGCCGCACACCGCGCCCGACGCCGAAGTCGTGGCGGTGATCGACTCCGACTACTGCGTGAACCCCAACTGGCTCAAGCACATGGTCCCGCACTTCGCCGATCCGTCGATCGCCGTGGTGCAGTCGCCGCAGGACTACCGCGACGGCAAGGAAAACACCTTCAAGAAGCTCTGCTACGCCGAATACAAGGGCTTCTTCCACATCGGCATGGTGACCCGCAACGACCGCAACGCGATCATCCAGCACGGCACCATGACCATGATCCGCCGCACCGTGATGGACGAACTGCAATGGGCCGACTGGACCATCTGCGAGGACGCCGAGCTCGGCCTGCGCGTGTTCGAGAAGGGCTACGCCGCCGCCTACGCACATGACAGCTTCGGCCAGGGCCTGATGCCGGACACCTTCATCGACTACAAGAAGCAGCGTTTCCGCTGGGCCTACGGCGCCATCCAGATCATGAAGGGGCACGCCCGCAGCCTGTTCCTGGGCAAGGACTCCGAGCTCAAGCGGGGCCAGCGCTACCACTTCATCGCCGGCTGGCTGCCGTGGATCGCCGACGGCCTGAACATCTTCTTCACCATCGGTGCGCTGCTCTGGTCGGCCGCGATGATCATCGTGCCGCAGCGGGTCGACCCGCCGCTGCTGATCTTCGCCATCCCGCCGCTGGCGCTGTTCTTCTTCAAGGTGGCGAAGATCGTGTTCCTCTACCAGCGCGCCGTCGGCGTCAACCTGAAGGACGCGTTCTGCGCCGCGGTGGCGGGCCTGGCCCTGTCGCACACCATCGCCAAGGCGGTGCTGTACGGCTTCTTCACCACCAGCATCCCGTTCTTCCGCACGCCGAAGATGCGCAGCAACCACGGCCTGATGATGGCCCTGGCCGAAGCCCGCGAAGAGGTCTTCGTGATGCTCCTGCTGTGGGGCGCGGCCATCGGCATCGGCATCGTCCAGGGCCTGCCCAGCGCCGACGTGAAGTTCTGGGTGGCCATGCTGCTGGTGCAGTCGCTGCCCTACCTCGCCGCGTTGATCATGGCGCTGCTCTCCTCGGCGCCCAAGCCGCTGGAACACCCCCAACAGGAAGCTGCGGCCTGACCCGCAGCGGGTGACCTAAACGGCGGCCAATGGCCGCCGTTTATGTTTTAAGATGTCGTCCTTTTCACGCCTTGCCGCCTTTCCGGAGCCCCGCATGACCGCCCTGTCCCCCACCCTCGAGCTCGCCTGCGAGCTCATCCGCCGCCCCTCGGTCACACCGGTCGACGAAGGCTGCCAGGAGCTGATGATGCGCCGCCTGGAGGCCGTCGGCTTCCGCATCGAGCGCATGCGCATCGAGGACGTGGAGAACTTCTGGGCCATCCGTGGCGGCGAAGGCCCCGTGCTGTGCTTCGCCGGCCATACCGACGTGGTCCCGACCGGCCCGCTGCAGGCCTGGCAGCACCAGCCCTTCGACGCCAAGATCGACGAGCACGGCATGCTGTGCGGCCGCGGCGCCGCGGACATGAAGGGCAGCCTCGCGTCGATGATCATCGCCGTCGAGCGCTTCGTCGCTGCGCACCCTGGCCACAAGGGCGCCATCGCCTTCCTCATCACCAGCGACGAGGAAGGCCCCGCGCACCATGGCACCAAGGCCGTGGTCGAGCGCCTGGCCGCCCGTGGCGAGCGCCTGGACTGGTGCATCGTCGGCGAGCCCTCCAGCACCACCCTGGTGGGCGACGTGGTGAAGAACGGTCGCCGTGGCTCCCTCGGCGCCACCCTCACCGTGCGCGGCGTGCAAGGCCACGTGGCCTACCCGCACCTGGCGAAGAACCCGATCCACCTGGCCGCCCCGGCCCTGGCGGAACTCGCCGCCGAACACTGGGATGACGGCAATGCCTTCTTCCCGCCGACCAGCTTCCAGGTCTCCAACCTCAATGCCGGCACCGGCGCCACCAACGTGATCCCCGGCGAGCTGGTGGCGGTGTTCAACTTCCGCTTCTCCACCGAGTCCACGGTCGAAGGCCTGCAGCAGCGGGTCAACGCCATCCTCGACAAGCACGGCCTGGACTATCACGTGGAGTGGGCCCTGTCCGGCCTGCCGTTCCTCACCGAACCGGGCGAACTGCTCGACGCGGTGGCCGCCAGCATCAAGGCGGTGACCGGCCGCGAGACCACGCCCTCCACCAGCGGCGGCACCTCCGACGGCCGCTTCATCGCCACCATGGGCACCCAAGTGGTGGAACTCGGCCCGGTCAACGCCACCATCCACCAGGTCAACGAGCGGGTGCTGGCCAGCGACCTCGACCTGCTGAGCGACATCTACGAACAGACCCTCGTGCGACTGCTGGCCTGATCATGCTCACCTGCCCCATCTGCCAGGCGCCGCTGTCCACCCTGGACAACGGCGTCGCCTGCCCGGCCAACCACCGCTTCGACCGCGCCCGCCAGGGTTACCTGAACCTGCTGCCGGTGCAGCACAAGAACAGCCGTGACCCGGGTGACAACGCCGCCATGGTCGAGGCCCGCCGGCGCTTCCTCGAAGGCGGGCACTACGCACCACTGGCCGCGCGCCTGGCCCAGCTGGCCGCAGGACGCGGCCCGGCGCGCTGGCTGGATATCGGCTGCGGCGAGGGCTACTACACCGCGCAGATCGCCGACGCCCTGCCCACCGCCGATGGCTACGGCCTGGACATTTCCCGCGAGGCGGTGAAGCGCGCCTGCCGCCGCGCCCCCGGCCTGACCTGGCTGGTGGCGAGCATGGCCCGCGTTCCCCTGGCCGACGCCAGCTGCCAGCTGCTGGCCAGCGTCTTCAGCCCGCTGGACTGGCAGGAAGCGCGCCGCCTGCTCGCCCCCGGTGGTGGCCTGCTGCGCATGGGCCCGACCCGCGGCCACCTGATGCAGCTGCGCGAACGCCTCTATGACGAGGTGCGCGACTACGACGACGAGAAGCACCTGTCGCTGATCCCAGAGGGCATGACGCTGGCCCACAGCGAAACCCTCGAGTTCGACCTGCACCTGGCCAGCAGCGAGGCCCGTGCCGACCTCCTCGCCATGACGCCCCACGGCTGGCGCGCCAGCGCCGAACGCCGTGCCGCCGTGATCAAGGACGCCTTCGAAGTGACGGTCTCCATACGCTACGATTGGATCGTCAGAAACTAGGACCCCGCCATGCGCCAACCCGATATCGAGATCTACCTGAAGGACGCCGACCAGGATGCCGTCGCCACCTGGCTGGCACAGGCCCTGGGCCCCTGCTCGCCCTGGCGGCAGAAGGGACAGACCTTCAAATGCGACGCCGGTGGCGTTCCCGTGACCTGGCTGCCGCGCGCCGTGGGCAAGTGGCACAGCCTGCTGCTGGAGAGCGACACGACGCCCTGGGAGGATGACCTCGGCTGCGCGCTGGCGGCCTTCGCCGCACTGGGTGTGGAAATCCGCTGTGCACCGGGCGGCTGGCAGGAAGAGGAAGGCGAGGAAGATGCGGATCGCTGGATCAAGGTCAACGCCGCAGGCGCCAACGAGTTCATCTGGCGCACCGAATAGGCGCAGCGCCCGGCGCGGTATCGCAGAAAACAAAAGGCCCGTCATCGACGGGCCTTTTGTCTGGAGTCGTCAGACTCTGGAGACGTCTTCCGCCTGCAGGCCTTTCTGCCCCTGGATCACCGCGAATTCCACTTTCTGGCCTTCGACCAGGGAGCGGTGCCCCTCGCCGCGGATAGCACGGTAGTGAACGAATACATCCGGACCGCTTTCGCGCTGAATGAATCCATAGCCTTTAGCGTCATTGAACCACTTGACGGTTCCGACCTCACGATCAGCCATTACTACTCTCTCCAAACTCGCAATTTTTGTTGTTTGCCTCTTATTCAAGAGGCTTGGACGGTTAGGCAAGGACGTTCTTCTTCTTATATCCGACCGCAGTCCAGAGAGGCGTGGGCGGGTATTACGAATGGCGTTCTTTTAACCACCGCGACCGGAGTATACGACAGGAAATGCTACAGAAAAGCACTTTTTTCCGGCACCGTGAAAGGGCCGGCTGGCAGGGCTTTCACGCCCTTTTATGGGTCTTTCGGGTCACATATTGGGGCACTCCCGGAGCCGACGAAAAGCAACTTCGAAACGCCTGTCGCCCGCCCCGGTAGTTGCCTGGGTCACTTGGCCGAAATGAGGTCGTCGAGTGTCTTGGCCAATGCCTGGTATTGGAACGCCTCGATGCGATAAGCCCAGTCGAGGCGACCCGCTACTTGTTCGCCGTCGAACTTTTCCTTGCGCTTCAACTGCATCCAGTACTGCTCGCCCTGGGCCAGGATGACGCCCTCGAGCTGGCCCCCGGCGAAGCTCTGCAGGCTGAACTGCAGCAGCGGCCGGTCCTTGAACTGCACCTGGTCCAGCGGCGCGGCATCGGCGAACTCCAGGTTGGCGAAGAGCGTCGCCATGCCGTTGGCCGCGGCCTCGTAGGCCAGCTTGCGACCAGCCGGCAATTGGCGGACCTTGAGGTTCGGCTCGCCCTCGGCGTCGCGGTAGACCGTCAGCGCCTTGCCCTGGCGGAGGGTCACCTCCACCTGACGCACGCTGTCGAACGGGATGCTGGCGATACGCCGGTCCAGCCAGCCGAGCTCGGTCTCCGGCATCAGGATGCGCCGGTCGACCAGCCAGCTCTGTGCCTGGTCGGCCAGGCGTACCAGCTGCCCCTTGCCCTGCTGGCCGGGCTTGCCCACCAGCAACGCCTGCTCGGGAAGGCGTTCGCCCTGGAGCGTCACGCGGATGCCCTGGCCTTCGCCCTTGTCCGCCAGGCCGAGCTGGCCATGCAGCTCGACCCTGGCGGTACGCGCCTCCACCTCACGGGCCTCGCCCAGCGCCCTCAGCAGGTCGGCGACCGGCTTGGCGGCCGCCGGGTAGCCGGCCTTGTCGGGCAGCGTCCAGACACCGTCCTGGCGTGCCAGGCGCAGCACCGGCTGGCCGGGGCGCTGCACCTCGATGCGCTCCACCTCGGCGAGCCGGCCCTGCAGGGCCGGCAGCAGCGGCGACGGCCCCTTGGCCGCCAGCGGCTCGGGGGTCCGGTGCAGGCCGACATAGGCCAGCACCAATGCAATGGCCACGAGGGCCAGGAACAACAGGGCCTTGCGTCCCATCAGGCTTCTCTCCTCAGGCCCGGCGACGACGCCAGAACCACAGCAGCAGTACGCCCAGGGTCAGTACCAGCGGCACCAGGGCGATGTTGATGAACTTGAGGGTACGGCCGAGCTTCTCGATATCGGCGTTCAGCTGGTAGTTGACCTCGCGCAGCTCCTTGCGGATGCGCACCTTCTCCTGCATGAACTGCTGCAGGGTGGCCTGCTGCTCGGGGGTCAGTTCCAGGGCCTTGGTCGGGTCCTGGTTCTTCTGCAGGCTGGCCAGCTTTTCCTCGGTGTCGGCCAGGCGCTGCTGCAGCACCTGCTCCTGCTCGCGGAAGCGCGTTTCCGCCTCGCGCTGCAGCGACTCGACCACGGTGAAGGGCCGGGTGAAGCGGCCACGGGAGCGCACGCTGATCAGCGCCTCGGAACCGGCGAGGTTGTCCAGGGCGTTGATGGCGAAGCCGGAGTTGTCGGCCCAGGGTTGCGGCACGCGTTGGCCGAAGAAGTCCTGCACCTGCACCCACATGCGGTCGCTGAGCATGTCGGTGTCGGCGACCACGATGACGTTGATGTTGTCCGCCGACTTGAGCCCGTCCTTGCGACCCTCGATGCCATCGGGGAAGGCGCTTTGCGCCGGCCCGCCGATCCGCGCGGCGATGGCGTAGCGATCACCGCTGGGCTTGAGCTCGCGCATCAGCACGTCGGGGTTGCGCAGCATGGCGAAACGCTCGGCGTCGAAGGGCATGGCGTACTCCGAGCTCTGGATCAGCGGCGCGAAGTGGGTCTTCGCCCCCTCCAGCGGGCGCAGGATGCCGGCCGTGGCGACGGTGACCGTCTCCAGGTTCGCGGTGGCGATG from Pseudomonas tohonis includes:
- the dapE gene encoding succinyl-diaminopimelate desuccinylase — encoded protein: MTALSPTLELACELIRRPSVTPVDEGCQELMMRRLEAVGFRIERMRIEDVENFWAIRGGEGPVLCFAGHTDVVPTGPLQAWQHQPFDAKIDEHGMLCGRGAADMKGSLASMIIAVERFVAAHPGHKGAIAFLITSDEEGPAHHGTKAVVERLAARGERLDWCIVGEPSSTTLVGDVVKNGRRGSLGATLTVRGVQGHVAYPHLAKNPIHLAAPALAELAAEHWDDGNAFFPPTSFQVSNLNAGTGATNVIPGELVAVFNFRFSTESTVEGLQQRVNAILDKHGLDYHVEWALSGLPFLTEPGELLDAVAASIKAVTGRETTPSTSGGTSDGRFIATMGTQVVELGPVNATIHQVNERVLASDLDLLSDIYEQTLVRLLA
- a CDS encoding cold-shock protein; protein product: MADREVGTVKWFNDAKGYGFIQRESGPDVFVHYRAIRGEGHRSLVEGQKVEFAVIQGQKGLQAEDVSRV
- a CDS encoding glycosyltransferase, yielding MPSRKFGLNLVVFVAVAALFTGIWALYNRPVSAPDWPEQISGYSYSPFRVDQNPQQNRYPTDEQIREDLELLSKQTDNIRTYSVDGTLADIPRIAEEFGLRVTLGIWISPDEARNEREITKAIEIANTSRSVVRVVVGNEALFRREISRKDLSVYLDRVRAAVKVPVTTSEQWHIWLKYPELANHVDLIASHVLPYWEFIPMEDSTQFVLDRAKDLKKAFPKKPLLLSEVGWPSNGRMRGGADASQADQAIYLRTLVNALNAQGYNYFVIEAFDQPWKASDEGSVGAYWGVWNLERQPKFNFEGPVIAIPQWRMLAVASVVMALLALALMLIDGSALRQRGRTFLTFVAFAGGSVLVWIAYDYSQQYSTWFSLTVGVLLGIGALGVFIVLLTEAHELAEAVWVRSRRRPFLPVIGDSAYRPKVSIHVPCYNEPPEMVKQTLDALAALDYPDYEVLIIDNNTKDPAVWEPVQAYCEQLGPRFRFFHVAPLAGFKGGALNYILPHTAPDAEVVAVIDSDYCVNPNWLKHMVPHFADPSIAVVQSPQDYRDGKENTFKKLCYAEYKGFFHIGMVTRNDRNAIIQHGTMTMIRRTVMDELQWADWTICEDAELGLRVFEKGYAAAYAHDSFGQGLMPDTFIDYKKQRFRWAYGAIQIMKGHARSLFLGKDSELKRGQRYHFIAGWLPWIADGLNIFFTIGALLWSAAMIIVPQRVDPPLLIFAIPPLALFFFKVAKIVFLYQRAVGVNLKDAFCAAVAGLALSHTIAKAVLYGFFTTSIPFFRTPKMRSNHGLMMALAEAREEVFVMLLLWGAAIGIGIVQGLPSADVKFWVAMLLVQSLPYLAALIMALLSSAPKPLEHPQQEAAA
- a CDS encoding putative RNA methyltransferase, whose protein sequence is MLTCPICQAPLSTLDNGVACPANHRFDRARQGYLNLLPVQHKNSRDPGDNAAMVEARRRFLEGGHYAPLAARLAQLAAGRGPARWLDIGCGEGYYTAQIADALPTADGYGLDISREAVKRACRRAPGLTWLVASMARVPLADASCQLLASVFSPLDWQEARRLLAPGGGLLRMGPTRGHLMQLRERLYDEVRDYDDEKHLSLIPEGMTLAHSETLEFDLHLASSEARADLLAMTPHGWRASAERRAAVIKDAFEVTVSIRYDWIVRN
- a CDS encoding DUF4340 domain-containing protein, whose product is MGRKALLFLALVAIALVLAYVGLHRTPEPLAAKGPSPLLPALQGRLAEVERIEVQRPGQPVLRLARQDGVWTLPDKAGYPAAAKPVADLLRALGEAREVEARTARVELHGQLGLADKGEGQGIRVTLQGERLPEQALLVGKPGQQGKGQLVRLADQAQSWLVDRRILMPETELGWLDRRIASIPFDSVRQVEVTLRQGKALTVYRDAEGEPNLKVRQLPAGRKLAYEAAANGMATLFANLEFADAAPLDQVQFKDRPLLQFSLQSFAGGQLEGVILAQGEQYWMQLKRKEKFDGEQVAGRLDWAYRIEAFQYQALAKTLDDLISAK